DNA sequence from the Janibacter sp. CX7 genome:
GCGGCCGGCGAGCACCCAGGTGTCCTTGGAGCCGCCGCCCTGGCTGGAGTTGACGACGAGCTGCCCCTCGGGCAGCGCGACCCGGGTCAGGCCACCGGGCAGGACCTCGACGTCCTGGCCGTCGTTGACGGCGAAGGGGCGCAGGTCGACGTGGCGCGGGCGCAGCTGACCGTCGATGAGCGTCGGCACCGTCGAGAGCTGGACGACCGGCTGGGCGATCCACCCACGCGGGTCGTCCTGCAGCTTGCCCCGCAGCTCGTCGAGCTCGGCTCCGGTGGCCTTGGGCCCGATGACCAGGCCCTTGCCACCCGAGCCGTCGACGGGCTTGACGACCATCTCGTCGAGGCGAGCGAGCACCTCCTGCAGCGCGTCGGGCTCGTTGCACCGGTAGGTGTCGACGTTGGGCAGGATCGGGTCCTCGTCGAGGTAGTAGCGGGTCAGGTCCGGCACGTAGGAGTAGACGAGCTTGTCATCGGCCACGCCGTTGCCGATGGCATTGGCCAGGGTGACCCGGCCGGCCCGCACTGCCGAGATGAGCCCGGTGACGCCGAGCATCGAGTCGCGGCGGAAGTGCACCGGGTCGAGGAAGTCGTCGTCGATGCGTCGGTAGATGACGTCGACGCGCTCCTCGCCGTGGGTCGTGCGCATGCGCACCTCGCCGCCGCGCACGACGAGGTCACGTCCCTCGACGAGCTCGACTCCCATCATCCGGGCGATGAGGGTGTGCTCGAAGTAGGCGCTGTTGTAGACGCCCGGGGTGAGCACGACGACCGTGGGGTTGGCCCGGCCCTCGGGAGCCGAGGCCCGCAGCGCGCGCAGCAGCATGCGGGGGTAGTCGTGGACCGGCCGGATGCGCATCGTCGCGAAGGCCTCGGGGAAGACATTGGTCATCGCCCGGCGGTTGGCGATGACGTAGGAGACGCCCGAGGGCACGCGCACGTTGTCCTCGAGGACGCGGAAGGTGCCCTCCTCGTCGCGGATGAGGTCGATGCCGCTGACGTGGGCGCGCACGCCACCCGGCGGCCGCAGCCCCGTGACCGCGCGGTGGTAGTGGCTCGAGGTGGAGATCAGCTTCCACGGGACGATGCCGTCCTCGACCGCCCGCGGCAGCCCGCTCGGCCGGCTGTAGATGTCGTCGAGGAAGGCCTCGAGGACCTTGACCCGCTGGGCCACGCCCTCCTCGACCGTGTGCCAGGCCTCGGCGTCGATGACGCGCGGCACCGCGTCGAGCGGGAAGGGCCGCTCCTCACCGGCGTGGTCGAAGGTCACGCCCTGCTCGAAGAACATGCGGGCCAGCGCGTCGGCCCGCTCCTTGAGCTCGTCGGGCGCCATCGCGCGCAGCGTGTGGTGGATCGGCTTGTAGGGCTGCCTGGGATCGCCCGCGTCGTCGAGCATCTCGTCCCACGCCGCACCGCGTGCGTATGTCCCGAAGAGAGAGTCGCTGTCAGTCACGACGCCCACCCTACGCACGCGACACCCCCTGTGGTGCGCACCCGAAGCCCCCGGCCGGGGCTGCTAGTCCCGCTGGTGCTCCGGCTGCGAGTCGAGGGCCTCGGTGATGACCACCCGGGCGACGTCGTGGCCATAGCC
Encoded proteins:
- a CDS encoding circularly permuted type 2 ATP-grasp protein, which gives rise to MLDDAGDPRQPYKPIHHTLRAMAPDELKERADALARMFFEQGVTFDHAGEERPFPLDAVPRVIDAEAWHTVEEGVAQRVKVLEAFLDDIYSRPSGLPRAVEDGIVPWKLISTSSHYHRAVTGLRPPGGVRAHVSGIDLIRDEEGTFRVLEDNVRVPSGVSYVIANRRAMTNVFPEAFATMRIRPVHDYPRMLLRALRASAPEGRANPTVVVLTPGVYNSAYFEHTLIARMMGVELVEGRDLVVRGGEVRMRTTHGEERVDVIYRRIDDDFLDPVHFRRDSMLGVTGLISAVRAGRVTLANAIGNGVADDKLVYSYVPDLTRYYLDEDPILPNVDTYRCNEPDALQEVLARLDEMVVKPVDGSGGKGLVIGPKATGAELDELRGKLQDDPRGWIAQPVVQLSTVPTLIDGQLRPRHVDLRPFAVNDGQDVEVLPGGLTRVALPEGQLVVNSSQGGGSKDTWVLAGRYNRLPHDMEEREVIFLGTGSGSHERGDVQTQGQTQSQTQTQDQHEDEEGI